The following proteins are co-located in the Pseudomonas cavernae genome:
- a CDS encoding M16 family metallopeptidase, with amino-acid sequence MKMIARRAAGLLLTAFCLPLVALAAEPQPTHEFSLDNGLKVIVREDHRAPVVVSQIWYKVGSSYETPGQTGLSHALEHMMFKGSRKLGPGEASRILRDLGAEENAFTSDDYTAYYQVLARDRLAVAFELEADRLVSLRLPAEEFSREIEVIKEERRLRTDDKPGALAFERFKALAYPASGYHTPTIGWMADLKRMNVDELRRWYQTWYVPNNATLVVVGDVSRDEVKALAERYFGAIPRRALADAKPPLELAAPGERRLTLHLQTQLPSLLMGFNVPGLASAKDPRTVHALRLISALLDGGYSARLPARLERGEELVSGASANYDAFTRGDSLFVLSATPNVQTGKTLAQAEAGLWRQLEELKRAPPSAEELQRVRAQVIAGLVFERDSISSQASAIGELETVGLSWRLLDQDLTSLETISPADIQNAARTYFTRERLSVAHILPKETRHE; translated from the coding sequence ATGAAAATGATCGCCCGCCGCGCCGCCGGGCTGCTGCTCACCGCCTTCTGCCTGCCGCTCGTCGCGCTGGCCGCCGAGCCGCAGCCGACCCACGAATTCAGCCTGGACAACGGCCTCAAGGTCATAGTCCGCGAAGACCATCGCGCCCCGGTGGTGGTTTCGCAGATCTGGTACAAGGTCGGCTCCAGCTACGAGACGCCCGGCCAGACCGGCCTGTCCCACGCCCTCGAGCACATGATGTTCAAGGGCAGCCGCAAGCTCGGCCCCGGCGAGGCCTCGCGCATCCTCCGCGACCTCGGCGCGGAAGAGAACGCCTTCACCAGCGACGACTACACCGCCTATTACCAGGTGCTGGCGCGCGACCGCCTGGCCGTGGCCTTCGAGCTGGAAGCCGATCGCCTGGTCAGCCTGCGCCTGCCGGCGGAGGAGTTCAGCCGCGAGATCGAGGTGATCAAGGAAGAGCGGCGCCTGCGCACCGACGACAAGCCCGGCGCCCTCGCCTTCGAGCGCTTCAAGGCCCTGGCCTATCCCGCCAGCGGCTACCACACCCCGACCATCGGCTGGATGGCCGACCTCAAGCGCATGAATGTCGACGAGCTGCGCCGCTGGTATCAAACCTGGTACGTGCCGAACAACGCCACCCTGGTGGTGGTCGGCGATGTCAGCCGCGATGAGGTCAAAGCCCTCGCCGAGCGCTATTTCGGCGCCATCCCACGCCGGGCGCTGGCGGACGCCAAACCGCCGCTCGAGCTGGCCGCGCCTGGCGAGCGGCGCCTCACCCTGCACCTGCAGACCCAGTTGCCGAGCCTGCTGATGGGTTTCAACGTGCCGGGCCTGGCGAGCGCCAAGGACCCGCGCACGGTGCATGCTCTGCGCCTGATCTCGGCGCTGCTCGACGGCGGCTACAGCGCGCGTCTGCCGGCGCGCCTGGAGCGCGGCGAGGAACTGGTGTCCGGCGCCTCGGCGAACTACGACGCCTTCACCCGCGGCGACAGCCTGTTCGTCCTCTCCGCCACCCCCAACGTGCAGACCGGCAAGACCCTGGCGCAGGCCGAAGCCGGCCTCTGGCGCCAGCTGGAGGAGCTGAAGCGCGCGCCGCCGAGCGCCGAGGAGCTGCAACGGGTGCGCGCCCAAGTGATCGCCGGGCTGGTGTTCGAGCGCGATTCGATCAGCAGTCAGGCCAGCGCCATCGGCGAGCTGGAAACCGTCGGTCTGTCCTGGCGGTTGCTGGATCAGGACCTGACCAGCCTGGAAACCATCAGCCCCGCCGACATCCAGAACGCCGCCCGCACCTATTTCACCCGCGAGCGCCTGAGCGTCGCCCATATCCTGCCCAAGGAGACTCGCCATGAGTGA